One Triticum dicoccoides isolate Atlit2015 ecotype Zavitan chromosome 5B, WEW_v2.0, whole genome shotgun sequence genomic window carries:
- the LOC119311357 gene encoding receptor-like protein kinase FERONIA has product MQTSCSKLIRWSPQFFDSGTPTTAKSKMAFPALPVTLTCLTLLALLSLAMAADNNSTGLILVNCGASTQEADDSGRTWVGDTGSKFAPLLKGVATTAPNQDPSLPSTVPFMTARIFTSNYTYSFSVNPGRMFLRLYFYPVAYANYAVSDAFFSVTTRNLVLLNDFSASQTAQAITSAFLVREFSVNVSSGSSLDLTFAPSAHRNGSYAFVNGIEIVPTPDIFTAPDTRYVGDNTAPFSFDAGMAVQTMYRLNVGGQAISPKGDSGFYRSWANDAPYIFGGSGVTFSKDDNLTITYTSNVPNYTAPVDVYGTARSMGPTAQINLNYNLTWILPVDAGFSYLLRFHFCEIQYPITKQNQRSFFIYINNQTAQEQMDVIVWSGGIGRTAYTDYVIMAVGSGQVDMWIALHPDLSSKPEYFDAILNGLEIFKLQNYGSPNNLSGLNPPLPQKPTDASPGAASGKMKSVAAIIGGAVGGFAVLLVTCFGVCIICKRKNKKNKKKISKDPGGKSEDGHWTPLTEYSGSRSAMSGNTATTGSTLPSNLCRHFTFAELQTATKNFDQAFLLGKGGFGNVYLGEIDSGTKVAIKRCNPMSEQGVHEFQTEIEMLSKLRHRHLVSLIGYCEDKSEMILVYDYMAHGTLREHLYNTKNPPLSWKKRLEICIGAARGLYYLHTGVKHTIIHRDVKTTNILLDDKWVAKVSDFGLSKTGPNMDATHVSTVVKGSFGYLDPEYFRRQQLSEKSDVYSFGVVLFEVLCARPALSPSLPKEQISLADWALRCQKQGVLGQVMDPVLQGKIAPQCFLKFTDTAEKCVADRSVDRPSMGDVLWNLEFALQLQESEEDTGSLTEGTLSSSGASPLVMTRLQSDEPSTDASTTTTTTTTMSMTGRSIASVDSDGLTPSAVFSQIMHPDGR; this is encoded by the coding sequence TTGCGGAGCATCGACCCAAGAAGCTGATGATAGTGGTCGTACTTGGGTCGGGGACACCGGCTCCAAGTTCGCGCCATTATTGAAAGGAGTTGCAACCACTGCTCCAAACCAAGACCCTTCACTCCCCTCCACGGTCCCTTTTATGACTGCACGCATCTTCACTTCAAACTACACCTATTCCTTCTCTGTCAACCCAGGCCGCATGTTCTTACGCCTCTACTTCTATCCGGTTGCTTATGCAAACTATGCCGTCTCAGATGCCTTCTTCAGTGTCACGACACGGAATCTTGTCCTCTTAAATGATTTCAGTGCTTCGCAAACAGCTCAGGCGATCACTTCTGCCTTCCTTGTGCGCGAGTTCTCGGTGAATGTTTCTTCAGGATCCTCCTTGGACCTCACCTTTGCCCCATCAGCACATCGCAATGGTTCTTACGCATTTGTGAACGGCATTGAGATTGTGCCCACTCCTGACATCTTCACAGCACCTGACACAAGATATGTCGGTGATAACACAGCCCCATTCTCATTCGACGCTGGCATGGCCGTCCAGACTATGTACCGGCTCAATGTCGGGGGCCAAGCCATTTCCCCGAAAGGTGACTCGGGCTTCTACCGCTCATGGGCCAATGATGCCCCCTACATATTTGGTGGCTCTGGGGTGACCTTCTCCAAAGATGATAATTTGACCATCACCTATACATCCaacgtgccgaattacacggcgccAGTTGATGTCTATGGTACAGCTCGGTCGATGGGGCCAACTGCACAGATCAACCTCAACTACAACCTTACATGGATTTTACCCGTTGATGCGGGGTTCAGTTACCTCCTAAGGTTCCATTTCTGTGAGATTCAGTATCCTATTACAAAGCAGAATCAGAGGTCCTTCTTCATCTACATCAACAATCAGACAGCGCAGGAGCAAATGGATGTCATCGTCTGGAGCGGAGGAATCGGTAGAACAGCATACACAGACTATGTTATCATGGCTGTTGGTTCTGGTCAGGTGGACATGTGGATTGCACTTCACCCTGATCTTTCAAGTAAACCAGAGTATTTTGATGCAATACTGAATGGTCTTGAGATCTTCAAGCTACAGAATTACGGATCACCGAACAATCTTTCTGGGCTCAATCCTCCACTTCCACAAAAGCCAACTGATGCCAGTCCCGGCGCGGCGTCTGGCAAAATGAAATCTGTCGCGGCTATCATAGGTGGAGCTGTTGGTGGTTTCGCAGTGCTGCTGGTCACATGTTTTGGCGTTTGCATCATCTGCAAACGAAagaacaagaagaacaagaagaagatatCCAAGGATCCTGGTGGTAAATCTGAAGATGGTCACTGGACTCCTCTCACCGAGTATAGCGGATCACGGTCAGCTATGTCGGGAAACACGGCCACAACCGGGTCGACGCTGCCATCCAACCTCTGCCGCCACTTCACTTTCGCCGAGCTTCAGACGGCCACCAAGAATTTCGACCAGGCCTTCCTGCTCGGCAAAGGTGGGTTCGGGAACGTGTACCTCGGGGAGATCGACAGTGGCACCAAGGTGGCGATCAAGCGGTGCAACCCGATGTCCGAGCAGGGCGTCCACGAGTTCCAGACGGAGATCGAGATGCTGTCCAAGCTCCGGCACCGCCACCTGGTGTCCCTCATCGGCTACTGCGAGGACAAGAGCGAGATGATCCTGGTGTACGACTACATGGCCCACGGCACGCTCCGGGAGCACCTCTACAACACCAAGAACCCGCCGCTGTCGTGGAAGAAGCGGCTCGAGATCTGCATCGGCGCCGCCCGGGGCCTCTACTACCTGCACACCGGCGTGAAGCACACCATCATCCACCGCGACGTCAAGACCACCAACATCCTGCTGGACGACAAGTGGGTCGCCAAGGTCTCCGACTTCGGGCTGTCCAAGACGGGGCCCAACATGGACGCCACCCACGTCAGCACCGTCGTCAAGGGCAGCTTCGGGTACCTCGACCCGGAGTACTTCCGGCGGCAGCAGCTCTCGGAGAAGTCCGACGTCTACTCCTTCGGCGTCGTGCTGTTCGAGGTGCTCTGCGCGCGCCCCGCGCTGAGCCCCTCGCTGCCCAAGGAGCAGATCAGCCTCGCCGACTGGGCGCTGCGCTGCCAGAAGCAAGGCGTGCTCGGCCAGGTCATGGACCCGGTGCTCCAGGGGAAGATCGCGCCCCAGTGCTTCCTCAAGTTCACGGACACCGCGGAGAAATGCGTGGCCGACCGCAGCGTCGACCGGCCGTCCATGGGCGACGTCCTCTGGAACCTCGAGTTCGCGCTCCAGCTGCAGGAGAGCGAGGAGGACACCGGCAGCCTCACTGAGGGGACACTGTCGTCGTCGGGCGCGTCGCCTCTCGTCATGACCAGACTGCAGTCGGACGAGCCGTCGACGGACGCAAGCACCACCACGACGACCACGACCACGATGAGCATGACGGGACGGAGCATCGCGAGCGTGGACTCGGACGGGCTGACGCCGAGCGCCGTTTTCTCGCAGATCATGCATCCGGATGGCAGGTGA
- the LOC119311358 gene encoding 3-dehydroquinate synthase, chloroplastic-like translates to MAAAASSLLAAAASSSSRAAISVSRPRAASAAAAAAASIPSSSRPSFTPLRASPARALRSRVVASAAPAMEPPAVSRVSTVVDVDLGDRSYPIYIGPGLLDEPDLLQRHVIGKRVLVVTNTTVAPLYLEKVTWALTHQNPNVSVESVILPDGEKYKDMDTLMKVLDKAVESRLDRRCTLVALGGGVIGDMCGFAAAIFLRGVNFIQIPTTLMAQVDSSVGGKTGINHPLGKNLVGSFYQPQCVLIDTETLNTLPDRELASGVAEVVKYGLIRDAPFFEWQEKNMAAILAREPSALTYAIKRSCENKAEVVAQDEKESGLRATLNLGHTFGHAIETGLGYGEWLHGEAVAAGTVMAADMSYRLGWIDESIKKRTFDILDQAKLPVTPPKGMTVEKFKNIMAVDKKVADGLLRLILLKGPLGGCVFTGEYDRKALDETLRAFCDN, encoded by the exons AtggcggccgccgcctcctccctgcTTGCCGCCGCTGCATCCTCCAGTTCCCGAGCGGCCATCTCCGTTAGCCGCCCCCGCGCAGCTTCtgccgcggcggccgccgccgcctccatccccTCGTCCTCTCGCCCATCCTTCACTCCGCTCCGCGCCTCCCCCGCGAGGGCCCTCCGGAGCCGCgtcgtcgccagcgccgctcccgCGATGGAGCCGCCGGCGGTGTCAAGAGTCTCCACTGTCGTCGACGTCGACCTCGGCGACCGGAGCTACCCGATCTACATCGGCCCCGGCCTCCTCGACGAGCCCGACCTGCTGCAGAG GCATGTGATCGGGAAGAGGGTTCTGGTGGTGACCAACACCACCGTCGCGCCGCTCTACTTGGAGAAGGTGACCTGGGCGCTCACGCACCAAAATCCTAATGTGTCGGTCGAGAGCGTGATCCTGCCCGACGGTGAGAAGTACAAGGACATG GACACGCTGATGAAGGTTCTCGACAAGGCGGTGGAGTCCCGGCTCGACCGTAGATGCACATTAGTTGCGCTAGGTGGCGGTGTCATTGGGGACATGTGCGGGTTTGCGGCTGCTATATTCCTCCGTGGTGTCAATTTCATACAGATACCCACCACTCTGATGGCCCAG GTGGATTCGTCTGTTGGAGGGAAGACTGGAATTAACCATCCACTGGGAAAGAACTTAGTTGGCTCATTCTACCAGCCGCAGTGTGTACTCATTGACACAGAGACGTTGAATACATTGCCCGACAGAGAGCTGGCTTCAGGTGTCGCTGAGGTGGTGAAGTATGGGCTCATAAGAGACGCACCCTTCTTTGAGTGGCAAGAGAAGAATATGGCAGCAATATTAGCGAG AGAACCAAGTGCTCTAACCTACGCTATAAAGAGATCATGTGAAAACAAAGCTGAAGTGGTTGCTCAGGATGAGAAGGAAAGTGGTCTTCGAGCAACACTGAACCTGGGTCATACATTCGGTCAT GCTATAGAAACAGGGCTTGGCTATGGAGAATGGCTCCATGGGGAAGCTGTTGCTGCTGGAACG GTTATGGCAGCTGACATGTCTTACCGCCTGGGCTGGATAGACGAGTCCATCAAGAAACGGACATTTGACATACTAGATCAAGCCAAGCTTCCCGTGACACCACCAAAGGGCATGACGGTGGAGAAGTTCAAGAACATCATGGCT gtcgacaaGAAGGTCGCGGACGGATTGCTGAGGCTCATCCTTCTGAAAGGACCTCTGGGAGGCTGCGTTTTCACCGGCGAGTACGACAGGAAAGCCCTGGACGAAACCCTCCGCGCGTTCTGCGACAATTGA